DNA from Castellaniella sp. MT123:
GAATGGGAACGCGGCACCATGGAGGCGGTGCTGTCCACGCCCGCGTCGGTGGCCGAGATCCTGATCGGCAAGCTGCTGCCGTACTTCGTGCTCGGCATGCTGTCCACGCTGGTCGCGGCGGCATTGGCCGTGTTCGTTTTCGGCGTGCCGATGCGTGGCTCGCTGGCGGCGCTGCTGCTACTGTCGGCAGTGTTCATGGTGCCGGCCCTGGGCCAGGGGCTGCTGATTTCCTCACTGGCACGCAACCAGTTCCTGGCGGCGCAGATCGCCCTGTTCACAGGTTTCCTGCCGGCCTTCATGTTGTCGGGCTTTCTGTACGAAATCGACGCCATGCCCGCACCGATCCGCGCCATCACCCGGGTGGTTCCGGCGCGCTATTTCGTCGATTCGCTCAAAACCGTGTTCCTGGCCGGCGATGTCTGGGCGGTGTTCCTGCCCAATCTGGCGGCGATGGCGGCGATCGGGGCATTGTTCTTCGCGATCGCCAAGCGCGCCACGCGCAAGAACCTGGAGTGATTCCATGTTGACCTCCACATTCTCGTTTACCCGCCTGCGCGCCCAGTTCATCAAGGAAGTGCTCAGCATTCTGCGCGATCCACGCAGCCGCATGGTGGTGTTCGTGCCGCCCATCCTGCAACTGCTGGTGTTTGCCTTTGCCGCCACGCTGGAAGTGCGCAATGTCGATATCGCCGTCTACAACCAGGACGCGGGCCGCTGGTCGCATGAACTGGTGCAGCGGCTGGAAAGCGCCCAGTTCATCACCCACGTGCGACGCATCGACAACCGGCGGCAGTTGCATGAACTGATCGATCGCGGCGAAGTGATCGCGGCGCTGACCATTCCTGTGGATTTCTCGCGCACGATCGCCGCCGGCGAGAGCGGTCGCGCGCAGCTGCTGGTCGATGGCCGGCGCAGCAATTCTGGACAGATCACGGTGTCCTATCTGTCGACCATCGCTGCCGATGTCGGCGCCGAGGTGGTGCCCGATACACAGGCACCTTCGCCCGTGCTGGTGCGCCACTGGTTCAACCCGAACCTCGTCTACCGCTGGTACATCGTGCCTGGCCTGACCGGCATCCTGGCGCTGTTCAGTTCGCTGCTGATTACGTCGTTGTCGATTGCGCGCGAACGTGAACTCGGCACCTTCGACCAGTTGCTGGTCTCGCCCACCTCGACGCCGGAAATCATCGTTTCCAAATCACTGCCGGCACTCGCCATTGGCACGCTGCTGGGGCTGTTCATGATCAGCGCGGGTGTCTTCCTGTTTGGCATTCCGTTCACCGGCTCGGTCGCTCTGCTGCTCGTCGGCCTGGTGCTGTTCATCCTGTCGGTGGTCGGTATCGGCCTGATGATTTCCGCGGTCAGCATGACGCAGCAGCAGGCCATCCTCGGCGCCTTCGCCATCGGCGTGCCGGCGGTGCTGATGTCCGGGTTCGCCACGCCGGTGGAGAACATGCCTACTATTTTTCAATGGTTGGCGCAGGCCATTCCGCTGACCCACTTCCTGATCATCGTCGAGGGCAGCTTTTTGAAGGCCATGC
Protein-coding regions in this window:
- a CDS encoding ABC transporter permease, with amino-acid sequence MLTSTFSFTRLRAQFIKEVLSILRDPRSRMVVFVPPILQLLVFAFAATLEVRNVDIAVYNQDAGRWSHELVQRLESAQFITHVRRIDNRRQLHELIDRGEVIAALTIPVDFSRTIAAGESGRAQLLVDGRRSNSGQITVSYLSTIAADVGAEVVPDTQAPSPVLVRHWFNPNLVYRWYIVPGLTGILALFSSLLITSLSIARERELGTFDQLLVSPTSTPEIIVSKSLPALAIGTLLGLFMISAGVFLFGIPFTGSVALLLVGLVLFILSVVGIGLMISAVSMTQQQAILGAFAIGVPAVLMSGFATPVENMPTIFQWLAQAIPLTHFLIIVEGSFLKAMPPGEILASLWPLAAIALATLTMATVIVRGRLQ